The genomic stretch CACCTCGCGCGCGCCGGTGGCGGCGATGATCTGGAACACGGGCGTCAGCACATAGCGGCCGGCGGCCACCATCAGCGCGACCACGAGAAGCGCAAGGGCGGCACTCGTCAGCATGTCGGCGGTTGTCGCCTCCTCCACGCCGCCGCCGAGGATGCTGACAAGCGCCAGAAGCGGCACGATGGCGATATCCTGGAACAGCAGCATGGAGAAGGAGCGCTGGCCGTAGCGGGTGTTGACGTCGCCATTGTCGTCGAGGATCTGCATGGCAAAGGCCGTGGATGACAGGGCAAGGCCGGAGCCGGCGATCACGGCGGCGCTCCAGTTGCCGACGCCGCCGAGATAGGCGAGCGGGACCAAAATGGCGCCGGTGACCGCGACCTGGGCAAGACCGAGGCCGAAAATGTCCTTGCGCATGGTCCACAGCCGCGCCGGCTTCAGCTCCAGCCCGATCATGAACAGCAGGAAGACGATGCCGAGTTCGGCGACGTGGAGAACCTCCTCGCCATTCGAGATGCGCTGCAGAACCGGGCCGATGATGACGCCGCCGGCAAGGTAGCCGAGAACCGTGCCGAGCCCCAGCCGCTTGAAGATCGGCGCCGCAATCGCGGCCGCCCCCAGCATCCAGACGGTTTCGGTGAAGAGGCTCTGCGACGTCGCCATATGCTGGTCCCTGAGTGCAAAGAAAAAGAACGGTCGGGGCGCACGATACTTGATGCGATGGGAAGTGAACAATAAATGGAAGCCCAAGGAAAGGCCAATGCCCATGTCATCGAAACTATCCCACAAAGAGTCCGGTCAACTGATCGACCGCGCGGCGCGGATTCTCGCGCTTGCGAAACAGAAAGGCGCCGACGCCGCCGACGTGGTCGTCTCCGAAGGGGCTTCCAACAGCATATCGGTGCGCGAGGGCAAGCGCGAGAACGCGCAGGCCTCCGAAAACCGAGGCTTTTCGCTGCGCGTTTTTTCCGGCGCGAAGGTCGCAAGCGTCTCGACCAATACCGATGACGATGTCGAGACCCTTGTGGACAGGGCGCTGGCCATGGCCCGGGTTTCGCCGGAAGACCCTTTCGCAAGCCTCGCCGATCCCGACCTGCTGGCGCGTGATGTGCCGGATCTCGATCTTTACGATCCGGCGGACGTTTTGACCGAAACGCTTGCGGCGCGCGCGCTTGCTGCAGAAGAGGCAGCGCTTTCGGTCGACGGCGTCACAAGAAGCTCGGGCGCCGGCGCGGCGCGCGGCGCGGTTTCATTCGCGCTGGTGACCTCGCACGGCTTTGCCGGCGGCTATCGCCGCTCCTATTCATCCACGTCGGTCTCGGTCGCCGCCGGCGAGGGCGCGAGCATGCAGCGCGACCATGACAGCGACGCTCGCTCCCACGACGGCGATCTGCGCCCGGCAGAGGAGATCGGCCGGCAAGCCGGGGAGCGCGCGGTCGCACGCCTTTCCCCGCGCCAGCTTGAAACGCGGAAGGGTGCGGCCGTGCTGTTCGAGGCGAGGCAGGCGCGCAGCCTTCTCGGCCACCTGGCCGGCGCGATCTCAGGCTCTGCCGTTGCCCGCAAGACCAGTTTCCTGCGCGATCGTCTTGGCAAGCAGGTCCTGAAGGCCGGCGTGAATGTGATCGATGATCCGTCGATCCGGCGCGGCGCGGGCTCGCAGCCCTTCGATGGCGAGGGCGTGGAAAGCCGCAGGCTGGCGATGGTCGAGGACGGCGTGCTGCAGCAGTGGTTCCTCTCCACCGCGCTCGGTCGCGAACTCGGGTTTGAGACCAACGGACGCGGCACGCGCGCGGGCAATTCGCTTTCCGCGTCGCCGACAAACCTTTCCCTCGAGCCCGGCGACAAGAGCCCGGAAGAGCTGATGCGGGAGATCGGGACCGGGCTTTACGTGACCGAACTCATCGGCCAGGGCGTCAACATGGTGACCGGCGAATATTCGCGCGGCGCCAGCGGCTTCTGGATCGAGAACGGCGAGATCGCCTACCCGGTCTCGCAGGTCACCATTGCCGGCAATCTGAAGGACATGTTCCTGTCCATGACGCCGGCAAATGACCTTGACCGCCTCTACTCGATTGCCGCGCCCAGCATTCTTGTCGAGGGGCTTACGCTTGCCGGGCGCTAGATGCGCTCTCGCAAAAGCGCCGGAAGGCTCTATATCTTGCTCTCGTTCCCAATCGGCCGTTGAGGCCGAGCGACCGGGTCGCCCCCGGAAAGGCAGATGCGTTTGACTGATCATGATACCGCCGCCGAGGACTGGTCGTCCGATCTCGCGCTGATTGAAGAAGCGGCACGGGAGGCGGGTGCCGTCGCGCTGTCGCATTTCGGCCAGGACCCGGAAGTGTGGTGGAAGAATGGCGGCCAGTCGCCGGTCAGCGCCGCCGACTATGCCGCCAACGCATGCCTCGAGACGATCCTGACCCGGGCGCGGCCGGACTATGGCTGGCTTTCGGAGGAAAG from Martelella sp. AD-3 encodes the following:
- a CDS encoding TldD/PmbA family protein, whose amino-acid sequence is MSSKLSHKESGQLIDRAARILALAKQKGADAADVVVSEGASNSISVREGKRENAQASENRGFSLRVFSGAKVASVSTNTDDDVETLVDRALAMARVSPEDPFASLADPDLLARDVPDLDLYDPADVLTETLAARALAAEEAALSVDGVTRSSGAGAARGAVSFALVTSHGFAGGYRRSYSSTSVSVAAGEGASMQRDHDSDARSHDGDLRPAEEIGRQAGERAVARLSPRQLETRKGAAVLFEARQARSLLGHLAGAISGSAVARKTSFLRDRLGKQVLKAGVNVIDDPSIRRGAGSQPFDGEGVESRRLAMVEDGVLQQWFLSTALGRELGFETNGRGTRAGNSLSASPTNLSLEPGDKSPEELMREIGTGLYVTELIGQGVNMVTGEYSRGASGFWIENGEIAYPVSQVTIAGNLKDMFLSMTPANDLDRLYSIAAPSILVEGLTLAGR